A single Mangifera indica cultivar Alphonso chromosome 20, CATAS_Mindica_2.1, whole genome shotgun sequence DNA region contains:
- the LOC123204639 gene encoding uncharacterized protein LOC123204639 isoform X1 has translation MAVPNKTRAMLEGLVKDGSFRRLLSRKTSYDEELEEMGRSPSNGRNWIVELSPVANIIVRRCSKILSISTSELQENFNKEAPDLIKHPSQYPRNFLEYCYFRALALSTQVTGHLADKKFRRLTYDAMIAWEVPAASSQPLTNIDEDATVGVDAFSRIAPAVPIIANVIICENLFKVLTSSTGGRLQFSIFDKYLTALERAIKKMKSQSESSILSANRSSRGEKILEVEGTVTTQPVLEHVGISTWPGRLTLTDHALYFEAHRVVSYEKAKTYDLSEDLKQVIKPEVTGPWGARLFDKAVFYKSTSLSEPIVLEFPELKGHTRRDYWLAIIREILYVHRFIRKFQIKGVERNEVLSKAVLGVMRVQAIQEISTADSGHCENLLMFNLCDQLPGGDLILETLANMLSARELDQSNNSRAGGEMYAISALTMVSNLGFVFGSNSSNPNETGLVVGEIAVGKMSLLERAVKESKSSHMKVVQAQETVDGVKVDGIDTNLAVMEELLLPVMEVKKWLLSLAYWDNPWKSSVFCLVIAFILCRGWLGYALALLHIFFASFMALARFFNQGQPVDEVKVIAPPPMSTMEQLLAVQTAVSQVEQLIQDGNIFILKLRGLLLSIFPQASVQFAVTLLLVAFILVFVPCKHIAALIFLETFTRYSPPRKASTERWMRRLREWWFSIPAAPVILERDQEDKKRK, from the exons ATGGCTGTGCCAAACAAAACTAGAGCTATGCTTGAGGGTCTTGTAAAAGATGGGTCATTCAGAAGGTTGCTTAGCAGGAAGACTTCATACGATGAAGAATTGGAAGAGATGGGGAGGTCTCCATCTAATGGGAGGAATTGGATAGTGGAGCTCTCGCCTGTTGCTAATATAATTGTTCGCCGATGCTCAAA AATACTTAGCATTTCCACGAGTGAGCTTCAAGAGAACTTTAATAAAGAGGCTCCTGATTTGATAAAGCATCCATCACAGTATCCTAGGAATTTCCTGGAATACTGTTACTTCAGAGCACTTGCTCTTTCTACTCAAGTAACAGGTCATTTGGctgataaaaaatttagacGCCTAACATATGATGCGATGATAGCTTGGGAGGTCCCAGCAGCTTCAAGCCAACCTTTAACCAAT ATAGATGAGGATGCTACGGTTGGGGTGGATGCCTTCTCTCGGATAGCGCCGGCAGTTCCAATTATTGCCaatgttattatttgtgaaaACCTTTTTAAGGTTCTCACATCTTCAACTGGTGGTCGGCTTCAATTTTCAATCTTTGACAAGTATCTGACTGCTCTAGAAAG GGcaataaaaaagatgaagagCCAATCAGAGTCGTCTATTCTTTCTGCCAATCGATCATCAAGAGGAGAAAAGATTCTGGAAGTAGAAGGGACAGTGACCACTCAGCCAGTTCTAGAGCATGTAGGAATATCTACTTGGCCAG GTCGGTTGACTCTGACAGATCATGCACTATATTTTGAAGCTCACCGTGTTGTATCGTATGAGAAGGCAAAAACATATGATTTATCTGAAGATCTAAAACAGGTTATTAAGCCTGAAGTGACAGGACCATGGGGTGCTAGACTTTTTGACAAGGCAGTCTTTTATAAATCAACTTCCCT ATCAGAACCAATCGTCTTAGAGTTTCCTGAGCTCAAAGGGCATACTCGTCGTGATTACTGGTTAGCGATTATTAGGGAAATTTTATATGTTCACAGATTTATAAGGAAGTTCCAGATCAAAGGAGTTGAGAGGAATGAAGTACTTTCGAAGGCTGTCCTTGGAGTTATGAGAGTACAAGCCATTCAAGAAATTAGCACTGCAGATTCTGGACACTGTGAGAATCTCCTCATGTTTAACCTATGTGATCAGCTTCCAGGTGGAGATTTGATTCTGGAAACTCTTGCAAACATGTTGTCTGCAAGGGAATTGGATCAGAGTAACAATTCCAGAGCTGGAGGTGAAATGTATGCAATCTCAGCATTGACTATGGTTTCTAACTTAGGGTTTGTGTTTGGATCTAATTCAAGTAATCCCAATGAGACTGGGCTTGTTGTGGGTGAGATTGCTGTTGGAAAGATGAGTTTATTGGAAAGAGCTGTTAAGGAGTCTAAAAGCAGCCATATGAAAGTTGTGCAAGCGCAAGAAACAGTTGATGGGGTTAAAGTAGATGGCATTGACACAAATTTGGCAGTCATGGAG GAATTACTTCTTCCTGTTATGGAAGTTAAAAAGTGGCTTCTTTCTTTGGCATATTGGGACAATCCTTGGAAGTCTTCAGTCTTCTGTTTGGTTATTGCATTTATCCTTTGCAG GGGATGGCTAGGTTATGCTTTGGCATTGCTGCACATCTTTTTTGCAAGCTTTATGGCACTTGCGAGATTTTTTAACCAAGGCCAGCCTGTAGATGAAGTCAAGGTAATAGCTCCACCACCTATGAGCACAATGGAGCAGCTCTTGGCTGTTCAAACTGCAGTTTCTCAAGTCGAACAGCTCATCCAGGACGGCAACATCTTTATTCTGAAGCTACGTGGCTTACTGCTCTCCATTTTTCCACAG gcAAGTGTGCAATTTGCGGTTACTCTTTTGTTAGTGGCGTTCATTCTGGTCTTTGTGCCTTGTAAGCACATAGCTGCACTGATATTTTTGGAGACATTTACAAGATATTCTCCTCCGCGGAAAGCGAGTACAGAGAGATGGATGAGAAGATTGCGAGAATGGTGGTTCAGCATACCGGCAGCTCCTGTAATTCTGGAAAGAGATCAGGAAGACAAGAAGAGGAAGTGA
- the LOC123204639 gene encoding uncharacterized protein LOC123204639 isoform X2: MIAWEVPAASSQPLTNIDEDATVGVDAFSRIAPAVPIIANVIICENLFKVLTSSTGGRLQFSIFDKYLTALERAIKKMKSQSESSILSANRSSRGEKILEVEGTVTTQPVLEHVGISTWPGRLTLTDHALYFEAHRVVSYEKAKTYDLSEDLKQVIKPEVTGPWGARLFDKAVFYKSTSLSEPIVLEFPELKGHTRRDYWLAIIREILYVHRFIRKFQIKGVERNEVLSKAVLGVMRVQAIQEISTADSGHCENLLMFNLCDQLPGGDLILETLANMLSARELDQSNNSRAGGEMYAISALTMVSNLGFVFGSNSSNPNETGLVVGEIAVGKMSLLERAVKESKSSHMKVVQAQETVDGVKVDGIDTNLAVMEELLLPVMEVKKWLLSLAYWDNPWKSSVFCLVIAFILCRGWLGYALALLHIFFASFMALARFFNQGQPVDEVKVIAPPPMSTMEQLLAVQTAVSQVEQLIQDGNIFILKLRGLLLSIFPQASVQFAVTLLLVAFILVFVPCKHIAALIFLETFTRYSPPRKASTERWMRRLREWWFSIPAAPVILERDQEDKKRK, translated from the exons ATGATAGCTTGGGAGGTCCCAGCAGCTTCAAGCCAACCTTTAACCAAT ATAGATGAGGATGCTACGGTTGGGGTGGATGCCTTCTCTCGGATAGCGCCGGCAGTTCCAATTATTGCCaatgttattatttgtgaaaACCTTTTTAAGGTTCTCACATCTTCAACTGGTGGTCGGCTTCAATTTTCAATCTTTGACAAGTATCTGACTGCTCTAGAAAG GGcaataaaaaagatgaagagCCAATCAGAGTCGTCTATTCTTTCTGCCAATCGATCATCAAGAGGAGAAAAGATTCTGGAAGTAGAAGGGACAGTGACCACTCAGCCAGTTCTAGAGCATGTAGGAATATCTACTTGGCCAG GTCGGTTGACTCTGACAGATCATGCACTATATTTTGAAGCTCACCGTGTTGTATCGTATGAGAAGGCAAAAACATATGATTTATCTGAAGATCTAAAACAGGTTATTAAGCCTGAAGTGACAGGACCATGGGGTGCTAGACTTTTTGACAAGGCAGTCTTTTATAAATCAACTTCCCT ATCAGAACCAATCGTCTTAGAGTTTCCTGAGCTCAAAGGGCATACTCGTCGTGATTACTGGTTAGCGATTATTAGGGAAATTTTATATGTTCACAGATTTATAAGGAAGTTCCAGATCAAAGGAGTTGAGAGGAATGAAGTACTTTCGAAGGCTGTCCTTGGAGTTATGAGAGTACAAGCCATTCAAGAAATTAGCACTGCAGATTCTGGACACTGTGAGAATCTCCTCATGTTTAACCTATGTGATCAGCTTCCAGGTGGAGATTTGATTCTGGAAACTCTTGCAAACATGTTGTCTGCAAGGGAATTGGATCAGAGTAACAATTCCAGAGCTGGAGGTGAAATGTATGCAATCTCAGCATTGACTATGGTTTCTAACTTAGGGTTTGTGTTTGGATCTAATTCAAGTAATCCCAATGAGACTGGGCTTGTTGTGGGTGAGATTGCTGTTGGAAAGATGAGTTTATTGGAAAGAGCTGTTAAGGAGTCTAAAAGCAGCCATATGAAAGTTGTGCAAGCGCAAGAAACAGTTGATGGGGTTAAAGTAGATGGCATTGACACAAATTTGGCAGTCATGGAG GAATTACTTCTTCCTGTTATGGAAGTTAAAAAGTGGCTTCTTTCTTTGGCATATTGGGACAATCCTTGGAAGTCTTCAGTCTTCTGTTTGGTTATTGCATTTATCCTTTGCAG GGGATGGCTAGGTTATGCTTTGGCATTGCTGCACATCTTTTTTGCAAGCTTTATGGCACTTGCGAGATTTTTTAACCAAGGCCAGCCTGTAGATGAAGTCAAGGTAATAGCTCCACCACCTATGAGCACAATGGAGCAGCTCTTGGCTGTTCAAACTGCAGTTTCTCAAGTCGAACAGCTCATCCAGGACGGCAACATCTTTATTCTGAAGCTACGTGGCTTACTGCTCTCCATTTTTCCACAG gcAAGTGTGCAATTTGCGGTTACTCTTTTGTTAGTGGCGTTCATTCTGGTCTTTGTGCCTTGTAAGCACATAGCTGCACTGATATTTTTGGAGACATTTACAAGATATTCTCCTCCGCGGAAAGCGAGTACAGAGAGATGGATGAGAAGATTGCGAGAATGGTGGTTCAGCATACCGGCAGCTCCTGTAATTCTGGAAAGAGATCAGGAAGACAAGAAGAGGAAGTGA